A region of Brevundimonas sp. NIBR10 DNA encodes the following proteins:
- a CDS encoding dihydrofolate reductase family protein, with translation MARVRVAGFAVSIDGFGAGPDQSRENPLGLRGPELHNWFYPTRSFQTMIGKEGGTEGVDDRFGRASMAGFGAFILGRNMFGPVRGDWPDDVWKGWWGDNPPYHAPTYILTHYPRPPIEMEGGTIFHFVTDGIESALTQAKAAAGDLDVKIGGGVSTVRQYLLAGAIDELHLVISPVLLGQGESLFAGIDLPGLGYRVTESVSTELATHVVLTR, from the coding sequence ATGGCCAGGGTGCGTGTCGCGGGATTCGCCGTCTCCATCGACGGCTTCGGCGCCGGACCGGACCAGTCGCGGGAGAACCCGCTCGGCCTGCGGGGCCCGGAACTGCACAACTGGTTCTACCCGACCCGCAGCTTCCAGACGATGATCGGCAAGGAGGGCGGCACCGAAGGCGTCGATGACCGCTTCGGCCGCGCCTCCATGGCGGGGTTCGGCGCCTTCATCCTGGGCCGCAACATGTTCGGCCCCGTTCGAGGTGACTGGCCCGATGACGTGTGGAAGGGCTGGTGGGGCGACAACCCGCCCTATCACGCCCCCACCTACATCCTGACCCACTACCCTCGCCCGCCCATCGAGATGGAAGGCGGCACCATCTTCCACTTCGTCACCGACGGCATCGAATCCGCCCTGACCCAGGCAAAGGCTGCCGCCGGCGACCTCGACGTCAAGATCGGCGGCGGCGTCTCGACGGTGCGCCAGTACCTGCTGGCGGGCGCCATCGACGAACTGCACCTGGTGATCTCGCCCGTGCTTCTGGGCCAAGGCGAGTCACTTTTCGCGGGGATCGACCTGCCGGGGCTGGGCTATCGTGTGACGGAATCGGTCTCGACCGAACTGGCCACCCACGTGGTGCTGACGCGCTGA
- a CDS encoding electron transfer flavoprotein-ubiquinone oxidoreductase: MAEDTREGGATSARQEAILDNLPPLEALQGVEREVMEYDVVIVGGGPAGLSAAIRLKQRAEAAGTEINVAVLEKAAEVGGHILSGAVIDPKALSELFPDWKDRGCPLETPVTEDRFMVLGPAGQVSLPMAMLPPMMHNDGCYIASLGNVTRWLGEQAEALGVEVYPGMAASHVVWEGETGRVKGVVAGVFGIDKHGAPTGDFQPGIELHGKYVFIAEGVRGSLAKTIIARHQLAKDSQPQKFGIGLKELWQVPPEKHRPGLAQHTTGWPLDEFTGGGSFLYHFGDNYVAIGYVVHLNYKDPFLSPFDEFQRFKHHPAIADHLEGGTRISYGARAITEGGFQSVPKLAFPGGALIGCSAGFVNVPRIKGSHNAMKTGMLAADAAYDAVMAGREGDVLVEYQAAYENSWVYKELRGVRNAKPYLTKFGTTLGGAFGVAEMWFTSLTGIPVPWTMKHGKTDAASTEKASKHKPRVYPKPDGKLSFDKLSSVFISNTNHAEEQPAHLKLIDPSVPIRVNLPDYGEPARLYCPAGVYEVVYADEVAKTDPKFVINAQNCVHCKTCDIKDPSQNIVWTTPEGGGGPNYPNM, from the coding sequence ATGGCCGAGGACACACGCGAGGGCGGCGCCACCAGTGCGCGTCAGGAAGCCATCCTCGACAACCTGCCGCCGCTGGAGGCGCTTCAAGGCGTCGAGCGCGAGGTCATGGAATATGACGTGGTCATCGTCGGCGGTGGTCCCGCCGGCCTGTCCGCCGCCATCCGCCTGAAACAGCGCGCGGAGGCAGCCGGCACCGAGATCAACGTCGCAGTCCTGGAAAAGGCGGCCGAGGTCGGCGGCCATATCCTGTCGGGTGCCGTGATCGATCCCAAGGCGCTGAGCGAGCTGTTCCCCGACTGGAAGGACCGCGGCTGCCCGCTCGAGACGCCCGTTACCGAGGACCGGTTCATGGTGCTGGGCCCGGCAGGTCAGGTCAGCCTGCCGATGGCGATGCTGCCGCCGATGATGCACAACGACGGCTGCTACATCGCCTCGCTCGGCAACGTCACGCGCTGGCTGGGTGAACAGGCGGAGGCGCTCGGCGTCGAGGTCTATCCCGGCATGGCCGCCAGCCACGTCGTCTGGGAAGGGGAGACGGGTCGGGTCAAGGGCGTCGTCGCCGGCGTCTTCGGCATCGACAAGCACGGCGCCCCGACCGGCGACTTCCAGCCCGGCATCGAACTGCACGGCAAATACGTCTTCATCGCCGAGGGCGTGCGCGGGTCGCTGGCCAAGACCATCATCGCCCGCCACCAGCTGGCCAAGGACAGCCAGCCCCAGAAATTCGGCATCGGCCTGAAGGAACTGTGGCAGGTCCCGCCCGAGAAGCACCGTCCTGGCCTCGCCCAACACACGACCGGCTGGCCGCTGGACGAGTTCACCGGCGGGGGCAGCTTCCTCTACCACTTCGGCGACAACTACGTGGCCATCGGCTACGTCGTGCACCTGAACTACAAGGATCCGTTCCTGTCGCCGTTCGACGAGTTCCAGCGGTTCAAGCACCACCCCGCCATCGCCGACCACCTGGAGGGCGGGACCCGCATCTCCTACGGTGCTCGCGCCATCACCGAGGGTGGCTTCCAGTCGGTGCCGAAACTGGCCTTCCCGGGCGGTGCCCTGATCGGATGCTCGGCCGGCTTCGTGAACGTGCCCCGGATCAAGGGCAGCCACAACGCCATGAAGACCGGCATGCTGGCCGCCGACGCCGCCTACGACGCCGTCATGGCCGGCCGCGAGGGCGACGTGCTGGTCGAGTACCAGGCGGCCTATGAGAACAGCTGGGTCTACAAGGAGCTGCGCGGTGTCCGGAACGCCAAACCCTATCTGACGAAGTTCGGCACCACCCTGGGCGGGGCGTTCGGGGTGGCCGAGATGTGGTTCACCTCCCTGACCGGCATCCCCGTCCCGTGGACGATGAAGCACGGCAAGACCGACGCCGCCTCGACCGAAAAGGCCTCCAAGCACAAGCCGCGCGTCTATCCCAAGCCCGACGGCAAGCTGTCGTTCGACAAGCTGTCCAGCGTCTTCATCTCCAACACCAACCATGCCGAGGAACAGCCGGCCCACCTGAAGCTGATCGATCCGTCGGTGCCGATCCGCGTCAACCTGCCCGACTACGGCGAACCCGCGCGCCTCTATTGCCCGGCCGGGGTCTATGAGGTCGTCTATGCCGACGAGGTGGCGAAGACCGATCCGAAATTCGTCATCAACGCCCAGAACTGCGTCCACTGTAAAACCTGCGACATCAAGGATCCGTCGCAGAACATCGTCTGGACCACCCCCGAAGGCGGCGGCGGCCCCAACTATCCGAACATGTAG
- a CDS encoding uracil-DNA glycosylase, whose product MQTIDVAATESLLAFWRDAGVEACYLDAAVDRTHVELPAPRKAVLKATASVAAAPNAADCVAEARHVAQAATTLEALMAAAAGFDGCGLKQQGARRAVVGGGPADADLLVIGAAPGLEEDDSGDIFAGKAGRLLDAMLGAAGLKDRAYRMNAVFWRPPGDRPAAPEEQAACLPFVERALDLLKPRAVLLLGAAPARSVLKSTETVMALRGDWREWRLGEGNVSAPVRVTLNPVFLLKQGQAKKQAWADVLAVAARLDESDRDITPHTD is encoded by the coding sequence ATGCAGACGATCGATGTCGCAGCCACCGAGAGCCTGCTCGCCTTCTGGCGGGATGCGGGCGTCGAGGCCTGCTACCTCGATGCGGCGGTGGACCGGACCCACGTCGAACTGCCCGCCCCGCGCAAGGCCGTGCTGAAGGCCACGGCCTCGGTCGCCGCCGCCCCCAATGCAGCGGATTGCGTCGCCGAGGCGCGCCATGTCGCCCAGGCCGCGACGACGCTGGAGGCCCTGATGGCGGCGGCCGCCGGTTTCGACGGGTGCGGGCTGAAGCAGCAGGGGGCACGACGAGCCGTGGTCGGCGGGGGCCCGGCGGACGCGGATCTGCTGGTCATCGGCGCCGCACCGGGTCTGGAAGAGGACGACAGCGGCGACATCTTCGCGGGCAAGGCGGGTCGGCTGCTGGACGCCATGCTGGGGGCGGCAGGGCTGAAGGACCGGGCCTACCGGATGAACGCCGTCTTCTGGCGACCGCCGGGTGACCGACCCGCCGCGCCGGAGGAACAGGCGGCCTGCCTGCCCTTCGTCGAGCGGGCGCTGGATCTGCTGAAGCCGCGCGCGGTTCTGCTGCTCGGCGCGGCCCCGGCCCGGTCCGTGTTGAAGTCGACCGAGACGGTGATGGCGCTGCGCGGCGACTGGCGCGAGTGGCGGCTGGGCGAAGGCAATGTATCGGCACCCGTGCGGGTGACGCTGAACCCCGTGTTTCTGCTCAAGCAGGGACAGGCCAAGAAGCAGGCGTGGGCTGATGTTCTGGCGGTTGCGGCACGGCTCGACGAGTCCGATCGCGACATCACGCCGCACACGGATTAA
- a CDS encoding lytic transglycosylase domain-containing protein, with translation MYDFRRATFSPTLAVVLAAFAFGAVATGAKADDSAVPAEAAVDEAVVDDGQPKALSNADRLSYTTAFDALRRGDLELARMSARQANDRVLLGQVEFERLFHPDHVATYDELAAWLDDYADLPVAQRVYALALRRLPDGAAEPRRPAGVSGRTWSSVAEAIGVSGGANTENDPAKAARVMLNHDDLNGAYVTGVQIGDWWVAGLAAYRMGDYARSFQAFERVAADPTEDPWVRAGAGVWAAKAAGQSGRQNRVTEFLRLAAQWPATFYGQVALRQLGEEPPVQNQGPRPYSPAPYQGGGFQQASFSEAGGDSRALNSFIQSDAQARRTVAFLEVGRRSDAREALTTGLRSAVGETARGMWLTLARTLGPRVMSDDTSVRTIDASRFATPELAPEGGFTIEKALVYALARKETDFNASARSPVGAYGLMQVMPGTAAEMTGDRGFVTSPNRLLDPAVNMRLGQTYINRMLARPEFQGDLLRAVASYNAGPGPMLSALRKLGPNPDPLLLIETIDVPQARDYVEKVVAAYWIYQRMFGGPLNTLDAVASGAGLVPISLDYVAPPPQPIVAQPVEMAASPTTAGGL, from the coding sequence ATGTATGATTTCCGCCGCGCGACGTTCTCGCCGACGCTGGCCGTAGTCCTGGCCGCCTTCGCCTTCGGGGCGGTGGCGACGGGTGCGAAGGCTGACGATTCGGCCGTGCCCGCCGAGGCGGCCGTAGACGAAGCCGTGGTCGACGACGGGCAGCCCAAGGCCCTGAGCAACGCCGACCGCCTGAGCTACACCACTGCGTTCGACGCCCTGCGTCGTGGCGACCTGGAGCTGGCCCGCATGTCGGCGCGTCAGGCCAATGACCGCGTCCTGCTGGGGCAGGTCGAGTTCGAGCGGCTGTTCCACCCCGACCATGTCGCCACCTATGACGAGTTGGCCGCCTGGCTCGACGACTATGCCGACCTGCCGGTGGCACAGCGGGTCTATGCCCTGGCGCTTCGTCGCCTGCCGGATGGTGCCGCGGAACCCCGGCGTCCGGCGGGCGTCAGCGGCCGGACCTGGTCCAGCGTCGCCGAGGCCATCGGGGTCTCCGGTGGTGCAAATACCGAGAACGACCCCGCCAAGGCGGCGCGGGTCATGCTGAACCACGACGACCTGAACGGCGCCTATGTCACCGGGGTCCAGATCGGCGACTGGTGGGTGGCGGGGCTCGCGGCCTATCGGATGGGCGACTATGCCCGCTCGTTCCAGGCGTTCGAGCGTGTCGCCGCCGATCCGACCGAGGACCCCTGGGTTCGCGCCGGGGCCGGGGTCTGGGCCGCCAAGGCCGCCGGTCAGTCCGGCCGCCAGAACCGCGTGACCGAGTTCCTGCGCCTGGCCGCGCAGTGGCCCGCCACCTTCTATGGCCAGGTCGCCCTGCGTCAGTTGGGTGAGGAGCCCCCGGTCCAGAACCAGGGTCCGCGCCCCTATTCGCCCGCCCCCTATCAGGGTGGCGGGTTCCAGCAGGCGTCGTTCAGCGAAGCCGGCGGCGACTCCCGCGCCCTGAACAGCTTCATCCAGTCGGACGCCCAGGCGCGGCGCACTGTGGCCTTCCTCGAGGTCGGCCGTCGCTCCGACGCACGCGAGGCCCTGACCACCGGCCTGCGCTCCGCCGTCGGCGAGACCGCGCGCGGGATGTGGCTGACCTTGGCCCGGACCCTGGGGCCGCGCGTCATGAGCGACGACACCTCGGTCCGCACCATCGACGCCAGCCGCTTCGCGACGCCTGAGCTGGCCCCCGAGGGTGGTTTCACCATCGAGAAGGCGCTGGTCTATGCCCTGGCCCGCAAGGAGACCGATTTCAACGCCTCGGCCCGGTCGCCGGTCGGGGCTTACGGCCTGATGCAGGTGATGCCGGGGACGGCGGCCGAGATGACGGGCGACCGGGGGTTCGTGACCAGTCCGAACCGTCTGCTCGATCCGGCCGTGAACATGCGGCTGGGCCAGACCTACATCAACCGGATGCTGGCGCGGCCCGAGTTCCAAGGCGACCTGTTGCGGGCGGTGGCCTCCTACAATGCCGGGCCGGGGCCGATGCTGTCGGCGCTGAGGAAGCTGGGGCCCAATCCCGATCCCCTGCTGCTGATCGAGACGATCGATGTGCCCCAGGCGCGGGACTATGTGGAGAAGGTCGTCGCCGCCTACTGGATCTATCAGCGGATGTTCGGCGGGCCGCTGAACACCCTGGATGCGGTGGCGTCGGGGGCCGGTCTGGTGCCGATCAGCCTCGATTATGTCGCGCCTCCGCCTCAGCCGATCGTGGCTCAGCCGGTCGAGATGGCGGCGTCGCCGACCACGGCCGGCGGTCTCTGA
- a CDS encoding glutathione S-transferase: MELIIGPRRFSTWSLRPWLVLKRCDADFTVRELDFNTPEGHAEMLAASPSGLVPVLRVEGETIWDSMAISVWAAERYPQARLWPADAHARWLARSAACEMHGGFGALRTHCTMNPDHLMVGDTRSPPPENEAVAADLRRLVELWSGMRARFGAGGEYLFGDWSVPDAFFTPVATRIRHYQIDLGAYGDTDGVAQAYADTLLAQPDFLEWERTSLAG, from the coding sequence ATGGAACTCATCATCGGACCGCGCCGGTTCTCGACCTGGTCGCTCAGGCCCTGGTTGGTGCTCAAGCGGTGCGACGCGGACTTCACCGTCCGCGAGCTCGACTTCAACACCCCCGAAGGCCACGCCGAGATGCTGGCCGCATCGCCGTCCGGCCTCGTGCCGGTGCTGAGGGTCGAGGGAGAGACCATCTGGGATTCGATGGCGATCTCGGTCTGGGCGGCCGAACGCTATCCGCAGGCGAGGCTCTGGCCCGCCGACGCCCACGCCCGCTGGCTGGCCCGCTCGGCGGCCTGCGAGATGCACGGCGGGTTCGGGGCCCTGCGCACCCACTGCACCATGAACCCCGATCACCTGATGGTCGGCGACACCCGCTCGCCGCCGCCCGAGAATGAGGCCGTCGCCGCCGACCTGCGGCGGCTGGTCGAACTTTGGAGCGGAATGCGGGCCCGGTTCGGCGCGGGCGGAGAATATCTGTTCGGCGACTGGTCGGTGCCCGACGCCTTCTTCACCCCGGTGGCCACTCGCATCCGCCATTACCAGATCGATCTCGGGGCCTATGGCGACACCGACGGCGTCGCCCAGGCCTATGCCGACACCCTGCTGGCCCAGCCCGACTTTCTGGAATGGGAGCGGACGTCGCTGGCCGGTTAA
- a CDS encoding type II toxin-antitoxin system HigB family toxin → MRIISRRTLREFAASREGRKDHSGLKSALDAWFAEVSRADWKTTSDVKRLYATASIVSADRIVFNIKGNDYRLIVAVDFEKAIVWIKWVGTHRDYDDIDAKGIDHGD, encoded by the coding sequence ATGCGGATCATTTCCCGACGCACCTTGCGCGAGTTCGCGGCGTCCCGCGAGGGTCGCAAGGACCACTCGGGACTGAAATCCGCTCTCGACGCCTGGTTCGCGGAAGTGAGCCGTGCGGACTGGAAGACCACGTCGGACGTGAAACGGCTCTATGCGACCGCCAGCATCGTGAGTGCCGACCGGATCGTGTTCAACATCAAGGGCAATGACTATCGGCTGATCGTCGCTGTGGACTTCGAGAAGGCAATCGTCTGGATCAAGTGGGTCGGGACGCACCGGGACTATGACGACATCGACGCAAAGGGCATCGACCATGGCGACTGA